The Alnus glutinosa chromosome 7, dhAlnGlut1.1, whole genome shotgun sequence genome includes a region encoding these proteins:
- the LOC133872467 gene encoding fructose-bisphosphate aldolase 6, cytosolic — MSAFKGKYHDELIANAAYIGTPGKGILAADESTGTIGKRLSGINVENIEENRRALRELLFTTPGALKYLSGVILFEETLYQKTAAGQPFVELLKENGVLPGIKVDKGTVELAGTNGETTTQGLDGLAQRCQKYYDAGARFAKWRAVLNIGPNEPSQLSINENANGLARYAIICQENGLVPIVEPEILVDGSHSIEKCADVTERVLAACYKALNDHHVLLEGTLLKPNMVTPGSDAPKVTPEVIAEHTVRALQRTMPSAVPAVVFLSGGQSEEEATVNLNAMNKLKGKKPWTLSFSFGRALQSSTLKAWGGKPENVAKAQAAFLARAKANSEATLGIYKGDAKLGEGASESLHVKGYKY; from the exons ATGTCGGCTTTCAAGGGCAAATACCACg ATGAGCTCATTGCCAATGCTGCATACATTGGTACCCCTGGAAAGGGTATCCTTGCTGCTGACGAGTCAACTGGCACAATCGGCAAGCGTCTTTCAGGCATTAATGTTGAGAATATTGAGGAGAACAGGCGTGCTCTCCGTGAGCTTCTATTCACCACACCTGGTGCCCTCAAATACCTCAGTGGTGTAATTCTCTTTGAGGAAACCCTCTATCAGAAGACTGCCGCAG GTCAACCCTTTGTTGAGCTATTGAAGGAAAATGGGGTTCTCCCTGGTATCAAGGTTGACAAGGGCACTGTTGAGCTTGCTGGCACCAATGGTGAGACCACCACCCAGGGTCTTGATGGCCTTGCACAGCGTTGCCAGAAGTACTATGACGCTGGAGCTCGGTTTGCCAAATGGCGTGCTGTGCTCAATATTGGCCCGAATGAGCCATCTCAGTTGTCCATCAACGAAAATGCCAATGGGTTGGCCAGATATGCTATAATCTGCCAGGAGAATGGCCTGGTCCCCATCGTTGAGCCTGAGATCCTGGTCGATGGATCCCATAGTATTGAAAAGTGTGCTGATGTGACCGAACGTGTTCTTGCTGCTTGCTACAAAGCTCTAAATGATCACCATGTCCTGCTTGAGGGAACTTTGCTGAAACCCAACATGGTGACCCCCGGATCTGATGCACCAAAGGTTACACCAGAGGTGATTGCGGAGCACACTGTTAGGGCTCTACAGAGAACAATGCCCTCGGCTGTTCCTGCTGTTGTGTTCTTGTCTGGTGGTCAGAGTGAGGAGGAGGCAACCGTCAACCTTAATGCCATGAACAAACTCAAGGGAAAGAAACCATGGACTCTTTCCTTCTCCTTTGGGCGAGCCCTACAGTCGAGCACTCTCAAGGCATGGGGAGGAAAGCCAGAAAATGTTGCCAAGGCCCAGGCTGCATTCCTTGCAAGGGCAAAGGCCAACTCAGAGGCAACCCTGGGAATTTACAAGGGTGATGCAAAACTGGGTGAGGGTGCCTCGGAGAGCCTTCACGTTAAGGGCTACAAGTACTGA